The following coding sequences lie in one Klebsiella huaxiensis genomic window:
- a CDS encoding glutathione S-transferase family protein: MIKILGKRSSINVRKVLWTCEEAGLDYQQEDYGSGFQSIETPEFRALNPNSLVPVLLDDDFVLWESNSICRYLARKAGREDLLPSAPQAAAEVEHWMDWQATEFNSAWRYAFMGLVRKDPRFQDPAAIKESIAAWTRCVQIVNAQLQQTGAWVTGSQFTLADIVLGLSVHRWKMTPFAHPEMAEVERWYMALNQRSAFKRHGNNGVA; the protein is encoded by the coding sequence ATGATAAAAATACTGGGCAAGCGCTCATCAATTAACGTGCGTAAAGTGCTGTGGACCTGTGAAGAAGCGGGGCTGGATTATCAGCAGGAAGATTATGGCAGTGGGTTCCAGTCAATTGAGACTCCGGAGTTTCGTGCCCTTAACCCGAATAGCCTGGTGCCGGTGCTGCTGGATGACGATTTTGTGTTGTGGGAGTCGAACAGTATTTGCCGCTACCTGGCGCGTAAAGCGGGGCGGGAAGACCTGCTCCCCAGCGCACCGCAGGCTGCCGCAGAGGTTGAGCACTGGATGGACTGGCAGGCGACGGAGTTTAACAGTGCCTGGCGCTATGCTTTTATGGGGTTGGTGCGCAAGGATCCACGCTTTCAGGATCCGGCGGCGATCAAAGAGAGCATTGCCGCCTGGACTCGCTGCGTGCAGATCGTCAATGCGCAGCTTCAGCAGACCGGAGCATGGGTCACCGGTAGCCAGTTTACCCTCGCGGATATTGTCCTTGGTCTGTCGGTGCATCGCTGGAAAATGACGCCATTCGCCCATCCGGAAATGGCGGAAGTCGAGCGCTGGTATATGGCGCTGAATCAGCGTTCGGCGTTCAAGCGCCATGGGAATAATGGCGTGGCGTAA